The Trichocoleus sp. FACHB-46 genome has a segment encoding these proteins:
- a CDS encoding glycosyltransferase: MQRRVIIYRDLLLPYSETFIPAQVESLTAYTGLYVGTSRTANATSLIPADRSLTLSDFVQSAGVWKMAFKLGGVVHPQWLQSLQALSPNLIHAHFGLDGIWGMRLARRLQLPLVVTFRGNDITGMDLKPGQRAPSVLDFWHRRGQFFRDYYVQRRPELFQTARYCIGVSDFIRHKVVEKGCPPEKAVVIYNGVNLDKFSFDPTLTREPVVLFVGRLVEKKGCEYLIRAMAAVQAARPDVELVLIGDGPQRAELESLARSVLKQYRFLGPQPHPTVKEWMNRANVLCAPSITAATGDSEGLPNVVTEALAMQLPVIGSIHAGIPEAVVHGETGFLTAERDWEAIAEHLLVIFNNPEMRNQMAIAGRQRIEQQFDQKHSIAKLEALYSEILAEPSVVTKHPL, translated from the coding sequence ATGCAGAGAAGAGTAATCATCTATCGGGATCTGTTACTTCCCTACTCGGAAACCTTTATTCCTGCTCAAGTGGAAAGTTTGACTGCTTATACAGGGTTATACGTAGGCACCTCGCGTACCGCTAATGCCACATCTTTAATTCCCGCTGATAGAAGTCTCACCTTGAGCGACTTTGTTCAATCAGCGGGTGTCTGGAAAATGGCCTTTAAGCTAGGCGGTGTAGTTCACCCTCAATGGTTACAGAGCCTACAAGCGTTATCGCCCAACTTGATCCATGCTCATTTTGGACTAGATGGAATCTGGGGAATGCGGTTGGCGCGGCGGCTACAGTTGCCCCTAGTTGTGACATTTCGCGGCAATGACATCACAGGCATGGATCTGAAGCCGGGACAAAGGGCACCGTCAGTCCTTGATTTTTGGCATCGCCGTGGACAGTTCTTCCGAGACTATTACGTACAGCGACGGCCCGAACTCTTTCAAACGGCTCGTTATTGCATTGGTGTGTCCGATTTTATTCGCCACAAGGTGGTAGAAAAGGGTTGCCCACCTGAGAAGGCGGTGGTCATCTATAACGGCGTGAATCTCGACAAGTTCAGCTTTGACCCAACTTTAACCCGTGAGCCAGTAGTCTTGTTTGTCGGGCGGTTGGTTGAGAAAAAAGGCTGTGAATACTTGATCCGGGCAATGGCTGCGGTACAAGCAGCCCGACCTGACGTAGAACTGGTGTTGATTGGGGATGGACCGCAAAGAGCTGAGTTAGAGAGCTTAGCTCGGAGTGTCTTGAAGCAATATCGTTTTTTGGGGCCCCAGCCTCATCCCACCGTGAAAGAGTGGATGAATCGGGCCAATGTGCTTTGTGCCCCTAGCATCACTGCGGCCACGGGCGATTCTGAAGGCTTACCAAATGTGGTCACAGAAGCACTGGCTATGCAACTACCTGTGATAGGGTCAATTCATGCGGGAATTCCCGAAGCGGTGGTTCATGGAGAGACAGGTTTCTTGACGGCAGAACGAGATTGGGAGGCGATCGCAGAGCATTTGCTGGTTATTTTCAACAATCCTGAAATGCGAAATCAAATGGCGATCGCGGGCCGTCAGAGGATTGAGCAACAGTTTGATCAAAAACACAGTATCGCCAAGCTTGAAGCGCTGTATAGCGAGATTTTGGCTGAACCTAGTGTAGTCACGAAACATCCCCTTTAA